In Hahella sp. HNIBRBA332, the genomic window GCCTTTTTCTGCGTGGCGCAAATGCCCATTGAAACTGATTAAATGCTCCGCTCCCAGATTGACGCGAAGCTCAAACGGGGCGTTGGCGTCAGCTTCGCCCCAGTCTGCAGGCTCATGCACCAGTGCGCCGCGAAAAGAGATGTCCAATAACTGACTGATCCAGCTGCGGTGGCTTTGTTGAATGGTCACCTCCGCATCAAATGATATGCGCTGAAAGCGGCGGCGATCGGAAGAAGTCGTGGGCGACATAGTTTTTATTCCCTGTAGCGATACCTAAACTATAGTCGCTTCATGGGAGAACTTCACGTTGAGGGGAAGGACGGGGCGTTGACCCCGTCCAGTAAGAAAGGCTATCAGGCCAGACGCTTGTATTTCATGCGCTGAGGCACGGCGGCGCTTTCGCCGACGCGTTTCTTGTAGTCTTCGTCGTATTCGGAGAAGTTGCCTTCGAACCAAACCACTTCACTGTCGCCTTCGAAAGCCAGAATGTGGGTGGCGATACGATCAAGGAACCAGCGATCGTGCGAGATGACGATGGCGCAACCTGGGAACGCCAGCAAGGCTTCCTCTAGCGCTCGTAAGGTCTCAACGTCCAAATCGTTGGTCGGTTCGTCCAGCAGCAACACGTTGCCGCCCTGTTTCAACAGCTTGGCCAGGAATAAGCGGTTGCGTTCACCGCCAGACAACTCCTTGACCCGTTTTTGCTGCTCGCCGCCCCGGAAATTGAAGCGGGACAGGTAGGCGCGGGATGGAGTGCGGTAAGAGCCGACTTCAATCATATCCTGACCGTCGCTGACTTCTTCCCATACTGTCTTGCTGTCGTCCAGCTCGCGCATTTGTCCTACATAGGAAAGCTGTACTGTGTCGCCAAGACGAATCGCGCCAGACTCTGGTTGCTCCATGCCTGCGATCAGCTTGAACAACGTGGATTTACCCGCTCCGTTGCCGCCGATGACGCCAACAATGCTGCCTGGGGGCACATTGAAGCTGAGGTTGTCGAACAGCAGCTTGTCGCCAAAGCGTTTCTTGACGTCATTCACTTCAATGACGATATCCCCCAAACGTGGTCCGGGCGGAATGTAGATCTCGTTGGTTTCGTTGCGGGACTGGAAGTCCTGAGAGGACAGCTCTTCAAAGCGGGCCAGACGTGCTTTGCTCTTGGCGTGACGGCCTTTTGGATTGCTGCGCACCCACTCCAGCTCCGACTTGATGGTTTTCTGGCGGGCGGCCTCAGTTCTTTCTTCCTGTTCAAGGCGTTTTTCCTTGGCTTCCAGCCACTGGCTGTAGTTGCCTTCGAAAGGAATGCCGCGGCCTCGGTCAAGCTCTAGTATCCAGCCGGCGACATTGTCGAGGAAGTAACGGTCGTGGGTAATCGCCACGACGGTGCCAGGATATTCATGCAGGAAGCGCTCCAGCCAGGCGACGCTTTCTGCGTCCAGATGGTTGGTAGGTTCGTCCAACAGCAGCATGTCCGGTTTGGAAAGCAGCAGTTTACACAGGGCGACGCGGCGGCGTTCGCCTCCGGAAAGAGTGCTTACCTTGGCGTCCCAGGGCGGAAGACGCAGCGCATCGGCGGCGACTTCCAGCGTTCGCTCAAGGTTATGCCCGTCAGTGGTCTGTAACAGCGCTTCCAGCTTGGCCTGCTCTGCGGCCAGGGCGTCGAAGTCGGCGTCAGGCTCTGCATAGGCTGCGTATACCTCATCCAGACGCGTCATGGCGTTTTTAATTTCTGCTACGGCTTCTTCGACGTTGCCGCGGACATCTTTGCTCTCGTCCAGCTGTGGTTCCTGTGGCAGGTAGCCGACATTAATGCCGGGTTGCGGACGGGCTTCGCCGATAATGTCGGTATCCACGCCCGCCATAATGCGCAATAAAGTGGACTTACCTGAGCCGTTCAGACCCAGAACGCCGATTTTGGCGCCCGGGAAGAAGCTGAGAGAGATGTCCTTAAGAATTTCTCGCTTCGGGGGGACCACTTTGCCCACCCGATTCATGGTGTACACGTACTGTGCCATGAGATTGAAACCTATATCTTTGATTTGATAATGAAAACGAAAGCGTTCGCCCGCGTTAAGCTGTTTATGGAAATAATTCTGAGACTCCATCTGTCCTAACGAGTGACGGCTGGAAACTGCGCGGGCCTGTCTGGACATTGGCGTAAAGTCCGGCCGCAAGCGTCTGGGCGAATGGAATGGTACTGTGAATGGCCGTTTAAGTTAGCTGAAATCGTCGTCTTTGGCAAACGGGGGGCGGTTTTACGGGAGCTTTGAGCCGCCTTCTCCGACACGCAGTAAAATGGGGTGAAGAGCAGGGGATAATCGATTAAAATAGCGGCTTTTCTCACCGCCGTACGCTGACTTCACGAAACTACGGTACTCACTTCCTAGAGATAGAGGCGACAGATGTTTACGCGTGACATGACCATTGCAAGTTTTGATCCTGATCTTTGGAACGCCATGCAAGGTGAAACCCAGCGTCAGGAAGAGCACATAGAACTGATTGCATCTGAAAACTACACCAGTCCACGCGTTATGGAAGCCCAGGGCTCCGCGCTTACCAACAAGTATGCGGAAGGTTATCCCAACAAGCGCTATTACGGCGGTTGTGAATATGTCGACGTGGTTGAGCAACTGGCTATCGACCGCGCAAAAGAGCTATTCGGCGCAGATTACGCCAACGTGCAGCCTCACTCCGGCTCTCAGGCGAACGCAGCGGTATACATGGCCCTGTGTAAACCTGGCGATGTGATTCTCGGTATGAGCCTGGCTCACGGAGGTCACCTGACTCACGGCGCTTCCGTCAGCTTTTCTGGTCGTATCTACAAAGCGGTGCAGTACGGCTTGAATCCCGAAACCGGTGAGATTGATTACGAAGAAGTCGCCAAGTTGGCGCGTGAGAACAAACCTAAGATGATCGTGGCGGGCTTTTCCGCGTACTCCCGAGTCATCGATTGGGAACGCTTCCGCGCCATCGCTGATGAAGTCGGCGCATATCTGTTTGTCGACATGGCCCACATCGCTGGTTTGGTGGCGGCGGGCGTATATCCCAGCCCTGTGCAGATCGCCGACGTTACGACGACCACGACCCACAAAACACTGGGTGGTCCTCGCGGAGGTCTGATTCTCGCCAAAGCCAACGAAGAGTTGGAAAAGAAGCTGAACTTCGCTGTCTTCCCGGAAAGCCAGGGCGGACCCTTGATGCACGTTATCGCCGCTAAGGCGGTGTGCTTCAAAGAAGCGATGACGGACGAATTCAAGCAATACCAGGCGCAAGTAGTTAAAAATGCCCGGGTTATGGCGGAAACCTTTATCCAGCGCGGTTTTGATATTGTCTCCGGCGGTACTGACGACCATTTGTTCCTGGTTGATCTGATCAAGAAAGACATCACCGGAAAAGACGCTGACGCAGCATTGGGGCGCGCCAATATTACGGTGAACAAAAACGCGGTGCCTAACGATCCTCGCTCTCCCTTCGTCACCAGCGGCTTGCGCATCGGTACTCCGGCCATTACGCGCCGTGGTATGGGTGAAGTGGAAGCCAAAGAGCTGACAGGATGGATCTGCGACGTCCTGGACGATATCGAAAACGAAGAGACCATCCAACGGGTTAAGCAGCAAGTGCTGGAGCTGTGCAAAAAGTTCCCGGTATACAAAGGATAAATAAAGCGCTCCCCGCGGGGAGCTTTTGCTTTTCTGGACACAGGAATTTGGTGATTTATGCATTGCCCGTTTTGCAGCGCTGCGGACACAAAGGTTATTGATTCCCGCTTGGTCGCCGATGGCAGCCAAGTGCGGCGTCGCCGCGAGTGCGTCTCTTGCTCCGAACGCTTTACTACCTACGAAGCAGCGGAGTTGGTGATGCCCAGAGTCGTGAAACAAGACGGCACCCGCGAACCTTTCGACGAAGACAAGCTGCGGGCGGGCTTCCTGAAGGCATTGGAGAAGCGACCGGTGAGCATGGAGGAAATCGAAGCGGCTGTGGACCGTATTAAGTTTCGTCTGCGTGCAACCGGGGAGCGGGAACTGAACTCCAGAGTCATTGGGGAAGAGGTTATGGCGGAGCTGCGTGAACTGGATCAGGTCGCTTTCGTCCGTTTCGCTTCGGTTTATCGCCGGTTCCAGGACCTGGATGAGTTTCGCGCTGAGATTGACAAACTCTCTCGGGATGCGGCCACGCCCCTGATGTCGGAAAAAGCGTCCAATAAAGACGACGTCCCTTCTAAATAATGGCTATTTCCACACAAGATTATTCATTCATGGCGCGCGCGCTGCGATTGGCGGAGCGTGGCTTATATACCACAGACCCCAATCCCAGAGTGGGCTGTGTCTTGGTGAAAAATGGCGAGATTGTCGGCGAAGGTTGGCATGAACGCGCTGGTGAGGGGCACGCGGAGGTCAATGCGTTGCGTGCAGCAGGCGACTCTGCAAGAGGCTCCGACTGTTATGTCACGCTGGAGCCATGCAGTCACTTCGGGCGCACGCCGCCTTGCGCTGAAGCGCTGGTTAAGGCCGGCGTGGGTCGAGTCGTCGCGGCGATGGAAGATCCTAATCCCAACGTTGCCGGCAGAGGTCTGGCGCTACTGCGAAATGCTGGTATTGAAGCCCATGCCGGATGTATGGCGGCGGAAGCGGATGAGCTTAATATTGGCTTTTTTCAGCGTATGCGTACAGGTCGTCCCTGGGTGCGGGTAAAAGTCGCAAGCAGTTTGGATGGAAAGTCGGCGTTACATAATGGCGTCAGCAAATGGATTACTGGCGGTGCGGCGAGAGAGGACGTGCAAAAATTGCGCGCACGCAGCTCCGCTGTCATTACGGGTATCGGCACAGTTATCGCGGATGATCCCTCGCTGAATGTCCGAAGTCAGGAGTTGGAACGGATCTGTAACGGTAAGCTGAGGCAGCCTTTGCGCGTGGTATTGGACTCCCAATTGCGGTTTCCTGCCGATAGCAACATGCTCAAACTACCAGGCAAAATATTACTGGTTACGTGCTCTGACGTTCCTGAAAGTTGGCTTGCGCAACGACAGAACAGCGAGGCCGACTTTGAGGTGCTGAAACTCACTGGCGAGAATGGGCGGATTGACCTTACAGCTTTGCTTTCCGCTTTAGCGTCCAGAGAGTGCAATGAAGTCCTGGTTGAAGCGGGCGCTAATTTAGCGGGCGCCTTTGTCGCACAAGGGCTTGCAGATGAGATCTGGACTTATATTGCTCCCAAGTTAATGGGAGAAGGGCGTCCGGCATTCGTCTTGCCGTGTTTCGATCAAATGGATCAGGTTTTATCTTTGAAGTTAAACGAAGTCCGTCAGGTCGGCGACGATGTGCGCATGATCTGGAGGAAGGGGTGACATGTTTACCGGGCTGGTAGAAGAAGTCGGCGTAGTGAACGCCATCCATCAACAGAGCGGCGATTGGGTGCTGGAAATCGGAGCCACTGGAAGTTTCATGGAGGATGTCCGCTTGGGCGATAGCATCGCCGTAAACGGAGTGTGTCTGACGGTGACGTCAATGAGCGGAAAAGGCTTCCGCGCAGATGTGTCCCGGGAAACATCTGCGCATACGTCTATTGCTGTGTGGCGCGCAGGCGTAAAGGTGAATCTGGAAAAAGCCATGCAATTGAATGCGCGTTTAGGCGGTCATCTGGTGTCTGGACATGTAGATGGCGTCGGTGAGCTGATTTCAAAACAGGAAGATGCACGCTCCCTGCGCCTGGCGATTCGAGCGCCGAAGGAGTTGCTACGCTATATCGCCGCCAAGGGCTCTATTACTGTCGATGGCGTTAGCCTGACTGTTAATGATGTCGCGGGGTCTGAGATGAGCCTGAACATTGTGCCCCACACTGCGCATGCGACAACGCTAGGGGGGCTGAAGGCCGGGAGTCAGGTGCATTTGGAGGTGGATCTCCTGGCCCGCTATACCGAACGACTACTGTTTTGCGCTTCCGCTGAAAAGGGCGACGCGAAGACGTCTACAATAAGTAAAGAATTTCTGGCGCAACACGGCTTTTATAAGTCATAAAAGTTGCATGCGCTGAATGCAGGTGTGAGTACGATATTTGAGGCTGAGAGTATGCAGCTTAACAGCGTAGAAGAACTGATTCAGGACATCCGTCAAGGCAAAATGGTTATTTTGATGGATGATGAGGATCGCGAAAACGAAGGCGATCTTATTATGGCTGCGGAGATGGTGCGCCCGGAAGACATCAACTTCATGGCGAAACACGCCCGGGGCTTGATATGTCTCCCCATGACCCGGGAGCGTTGCCAGTATCTCGGCTTGAATCCTATGGTGAACGCCAATAATGCGCAATTCGCTACTGCGTTTACTGTTTCCATTGAGGCGGCGGAGGGCGTTACTACCGGAATTTCCGCTGCAGATCGCGCGCATACCATTCGTGTCGCGGTAGGGCGTAATGCCAAACCAACGGACTTGGTGCAGCCAGGCCATATCTTCCCCCTCACTGCCCAGCCTGGTGGGGTGCTGAGTCGCGCGGGACATACTGAAGCGGGCTGTGATTTGGCGCGTTTGGCAGGATGCGAGCCGGCAGCGGTGATCGTCGAGATCATGAATGAAGACGGCACTATGGCGCGCCGCCCGGAATTGGAGGCGTTCGCTCGCGAGCACGGCCTCAAAATCGGCACGATCGCCGATCTGATACATTATCGCGCCACAACAGAGCAGACCATTGAGCGCCTGGAGGAAAATGAGCTACCGACAGAGTATGGCTCTTTCAAGTTGGTCACGTACAAAGACACGATTCAGGAAAATATACATTTGGCGCTGGTGATGGGTGAGCCGAGCCCTGACAAGCCCGTGCTGGTTCGGGTTCACTTCGCCGATGTATTAAAAGATTTATTTGGCGCCATACGCCCCGGTTCTGAGAGCTGGCCTATTGGCAAAGCACTGGCGAAGGTGGCTGAAGAAGGCGAGGGCGTGGTAATTCTGCTGGACAGTGAAAGTGGCGAACAGGATATCAGCGAAAGAGTCCATGATTTCTTTAAGCCCAAGAAAAAGCGGTCGGGCAATGTGTCTCCGGTTTCCGGAGCGTATCTGACTATTGGTACGGGATCCCAGATATTAAGGGACCTCGGCGTCGGTAAAATGCGCGTCATGAGCGCGCCGATGAAGTTTAGCGCGTTGTCCGGCTTTGACCTTGAAGTTGTGGAATATGTTCCCTTTTGTGGCGAAGCCGTGTCAGCGAATTAAGTTAAGTTTGGAGAGAAGATATGACGGTCAAGGTGGTAGAAGGCGATTTCTTGCAAGGGGCGTCCGCGAAGTACGCCATAGTTGTAGGGAGATTTAACAGCTTTGTAGTGGAAAGTTTGCTGGAAGGCGCGCTGGACGCTTTGCGTCGTCATGGCGTTGCGGAAAGTCAAATCACGGTATACAGAGCGCCAGGGGCCTTCGAAATTCCTTTGCTGGCCCAGCAAGTCGTTGTGCGCACCAAACCGGATGCGGTGATTGCTTTAGGTGCGGTGATCCGTGGTGGTACGCCTCATTTTGAGTATGTCGCAGGCGAGTGCGCCAAAGGACTTGGTCAGGTCTCCTTGCAGGCGGGCATCCCTGTCGCATTCGGCGTCCTGACTGTAGATAGCATTGAGCAAGCCATTGAGCGGTCAGGCACCAAGGCCGGCAACAAAGGAGCGGAAGCCGCTCTGTCAGCGTTGGAAATGGTCGGACTATTACAGCAGGTGGGTGAATAAGTGAGCGAACAACCGTCTACAGGGCGTCCGATGTCCAAGGCTATGGAAAAGCGCCGCGCCGCACGTAAACTGGCGCTGCAGGCGCTTTATCAGTGGCGCGTCGCCGGCGCCTCCATTAGCCAGATTGAAGCGGAATTCGCCGTGGATAACGATCTGCAACAAGTGGACAGGGATTTGTTCAAGGCGGTTTTGTATGGCGTACCCTCCAGCGTAAGCGAACTTGACGCGTTATTACAGCCATTCGTTGACCGGAAGCTCGCGGACGTGGACCCAGTGGAGCTGAGCTTGATCCGCATGGGGGCTTTCGAGTTGCGCTCGCGTATTGAAGTGCCCTATCGCGTGGTGATTAATGAAGCCGTTGAATTAGCCAAGCAGTTTGGCGGTACGGATGGACACAAGTTCGTCAACAGCGTCCTGGATAAGCTGGCTCCGCAATTGCGGCAGGCGGAAGTGGCCGCTGCGAAAAGCAAG contains:
- the glyA gene encoding serine hydroxymethyltransferase is translated as MFTRDMTIASFDPDLWNAMQGETQRQEEHIELIASENYTSPRVMEAQGSALTNKYAEGYPNKRYYGGCEYVDVVEQLAIDRAKELFGADYANVQPHSGSQANAAVYMALCKPGDVILGMSLAHGGHLTHGASVSFSGRIYKAVQYGLNPETGEIDYEEVAKLARENKPKMIVAGFSAYSRVIDWERFRAIADEVGAYLFVDMAHIAGLVAAGVYPSPVQIADVTTTTTHKTLGGPRGGLILAKANEELEKKLNFAVFPESQGGPLMHVIAAKAVCFKEAMTDEFKQYQAQVVKNARVMAETFIQRGFDIVSGGTDDHLFLVDLIKKDITGKDADAALGRANITVNKNAVPNDPRSPFVTSGLRIGTPAITRRGMGEVEAKELTGWICDVLDDIENEETIQRVKQQVLELCKKFPVYKG
- the nrdR gene encoding transcriptional regulator NrdR — encoded protein: MHCPFCSAADTKVIDSRLVADGSQVRRRRECVSCSERFTTYEAAELVMPRVVKQDGTREPFDEDKLRAGFLKALEKRPVSMEEIEAAVDRIKFRLRATGERELNSRVIGEEVMAELRELDQVAFVRFASVYRRFQDLDEFRAEIDKLSRDAATPLMSEKASNKDDVPSK
- the ettA gene encoding energy-dependent translational throttle protein EttA, translated to MAQYVYTMNRVGKVVPPKREILKDISLSFFPGAKIGVLGLNGSGKSTLLRIMAGVDTDIIGEARPQPGINVGYLPQEPQLDESKDVRGNVEEAVAEIKNAMTRLDEVYAAYAEPDADFDALAAEQAKLEALLQTTDGHNLERTLEVAADALRLPPWDAKVSTLSGGERRRVALCKLLLSKPDMLLLDEPTNHLDAESVAWLERFLHEYPGTVVAITHDRYFLDNVAGWILELDRGRGIPFEGNYSQWLEAKEKRLEQEERTEAARQKTIKSELEWVRSNPKGRHAKSKARLARFEELSSQDFQSRNETNEIYIPPGPRLGDIVIEVNDVKKRFGDKLLFDNLSFNVPPGSIVGVIGGNGAGKSTLFKLIAGMEQPESGAIRLGDTVQLSYVGQMRELDDSKTVWEEVSDGQDMIEVGSYRTPSRAYLSRFNFRGGEQQKRVKELSGGERNRLFLAKLLKQGGNVLLLDEPTNDLDVETLRALEEALLAFPGCAIVISHDRWFLDRIATHILAFEGDSEVVWFEGNFSEYDEDYKKRVGESAAVPQRMKYKRLA
- a CDS encoding PilZ domain-containing protein, producing MSPTTSSDRRRFQRISFDAEVTIQQSHRSWISQLLDISFRGALVHEPADWGEADANAPFELRVNLGAEHLISFNGHLRHAEKGHLGFSCEHMDLDSASTLRRLVELNLGSSDLLERELAALIETV
- the ribE gene encoding 6,7-dimethyl-8-ribityllumazine synthase, giving the protein MTVKVVEGDFLQGASAKYAIVVGRFNSFVVESLLEGALDALRRHGVAESQITVYRAPGAFEIPLLAQQVVVRTKPDAVIALGAVIRGGTPHFEYVAGECAKGLGQVSLQAGIPVAFGVLTVDSIEQAIERSGTKAGNKGAEAALSALEMVGLLQQVGE
- a CDS encoding riboflavin synthase, whose protein sequence is MFTGLVEEVGVVNAIHQQSGDWVLEIGATGSFMEDVRLGDSIAVNGVCLTVTSMSGKGFRADVSRETSAHTSIAVWRAGVKVNLEKAMQLNARLGGHLVSGHVDGVGELISKQEDARSLRLAIRAPKELLRYIAAKGSITVDGVSLTVNDVAGSEMSLNIVPHTAHATTLGGLKAGSQVHLEVDLLARYTERLLFCASAEKGDAKTSTISKEFLAQHGFYKS
- the nusB gene encoding transcription antitermination factor NusB produces the protein MSKAMEKRRAARKLALQALYQWRVAGASISQIEAEFAVDNDLQQVDRDLFKAVLYGVPSSVSELDALLQPFVDRKLADVDPVELSLIRMGAFELRSRIEVPYRVVINEAVELAKQFGGTDGHKFVNSVLDKLAPQLRQAEVAAAKSKKK
- the ribBA gene encoding bifunctional 3,4-dihydroxy-2-butanone-4-phosphate synthase/GTP cyclohydrolase II, which codes for MQLNSVEELIQDIRQGKMVILMDDEDRENEGDLIMAAEMVRPEDINFMAKHARGLICLPMTRERCQYLGLNPMVNANNAQFATAFTVSIEAAEGVTTGISAADRAHTIRVAVGRNAKPTDLVQPGHIFPLTAQPGGVLSRAGHTEAGCDLARLAGCEPAAVIVEIMNEDGTMARRPELEAFAREHGLKIGTIADLIHYRATTEQTIERLEENELPTEYGSFKLVTYKDTIQENIHLALVMGEPSPDKPVLVRVHFADVLKDLFGAIRPGSESWPIGKALAKVAEEGEGVVILLDSESGEQDISERVHDFFKPKKKRSGNVSPVSGAYLTIGTGSQILRDLGVGKMRVMSAPMKFSALSGFDLEVVEYVPFCGEAVSAN
- the ribD gene encoding bifunctional diaminohydroxyphosphoribosylaminopyrimidine deaminase/5-amino-6-(5-phosphoribosylamino)uracil reductase RibD yields the protein MAISTQDYSFMARALRLAERGLYTTDPNPRVGCVLVKNGEIVGEGWHERAGEGHAEVNALRAAGDSARGSDCYVTLEPCSHFGRTPPCAEALVKAGVGRVVAAMEDPNPNVAGRGLALLRNAGIEAHAGCMAAEADELNIGFFQRMRTGRPWVRVKVASSLDGKSALHNGVSKWITGGAAREDVQKLRARSSAVITGIGTVIADDPSLNVRSQELERICNGKLRQPLRVVLDSQLRFPADSNMLKLPGKILLVTCSDVPESWLAQRQNSEADFEVLKLTGENGRIDLTALLSALASRECNEVLVEAGANLAGAFVAQGLADEIWTYIAPKLMGEGRPAFVLPCFDQMDQVLSLKLNEVRQVGDDVRMIWRKG